From one Peptoniphilaceae bacterium AMB_02 genomic stretch:
- a CDS encoding DUF3787 domain-containing protein, with product MTKENKDKFVESMEPNEDTQTDIYSNTEYVKPDSNVAVPTEAAVEEAKEWVDDINQK from the coding sequence ATGACTAAAGAAAATAAGGACAAATTTGTAGAAAGCATGGAACCGAATGAAGATACTCAAACAGACATCTATAGTAATACTGAGTATGTCAAGCCTGACTCAAATGTTGCCGTTCCAACGGAAGCAGCTGTAGAAGAAGCAAAAGAATGGGTAGATGATATCAATCAAAAATAA
- a CDS encoding metallophosphoesterase, producing MIYAIADLHLDHTGEKCMSVFGKSWYDYENKIFTNWNELVKADDTVLVPGDISWGLKLEDAYSDLLRIENLPGKKIILKGNHDYWWQSLKKLRNLGFETIEFLQNNSYYVEKYNIIGARGWVSRDNPEFTVEDEVVFKRELIRLKLSLDSIKKDGEIIAMLHYPPFSKDKKPNEFAGILEEYGVKTCLYGHLHSEGLSGVVEGNIKGIEYKCISSDYLNFKPILIRGD from the coding sequence ATGATCTATGCAATAGCAGATTTACATCTCGATCATACAGGCGAAAAATGTATGAGTGTTTTTGGTAAATCTTGGTATGATTACGAAAATAAAATATTTACAAATTGGAATGAGCTTGTTAAAGCTGATGATACAGTTCTGGTACCCGGAGATATTTCTTGGGGATTAAAATTAGAAGATGCTTATTCCGATTTGCTTAGGATTGAAAACCTCCCGGGCAAAAAGATAATCTTAAAAGGAAATCACGACTATTGGTGGCAGTCATTGAAAAAGCTACGTAATTTAGGATTTGAAACTATTGAATTCCTTCAGAATAATTCTTACTATGTCGAAAAATATAATATTATCGGTGCAAGGGGATGGGTGTCACGTGATAATCCTGAATTCACAGTAGAAGATGAGGTCGTGTTTAAACGCGAATTAATAAGGCTAAAACTTAGTTTAGACAGTATAAAAAAGGATGGAGAGATTATTGCCATGCTACACTATCCACCATTTAGTAAAGATAAAAAACCAAACGAATTCGCAGGTATATTGGAAGAGTATGGCGTTAAAACCTGCCTATATGGACATTTGCACTCTGAAGGTCTATCAGGAGTCGTAGAAGGCAATATTAAAGGCATTGAGTATAAATGTATCTCAAGTGATTATCTTAATTTTAAACCTATTTTGATTAGAGGAGATTAA
- a CDS encoding IS256 family transposase translates to MARRKKLSEGKKEIISYLINEYEIESAKDIHDAIKDLLGDTIESMLEAEMEHHLGYETNQRSDNENSRNGYKTKRIRSSMGESEISVPQDRDSSFEPQIVKKRQKDISEIENKVIGMYARGLSTRQISEQIYDIYGFEVSDGLVSDITDKILPEIEDWQKRPLSETYPVVFIDAIHFSVKEEGLISKKAAYIILGINEDGLKEVLGIYVGQNESSKYWLGVLNSLKNRGVKDIYIICSDGLIGIEESISAAYPKAEWQTCIVHMVRNTLKYVSYKDRKQFANDLKTIYHAPDEEVANKNRLKVAEAWDKKYPGSMDRWEREWNSITPIFKYSKEVRKIIYTTNAIESLNSSYRRLNRNRSVFPSATSLMKALYLATNIIAKKWNIPLRSWGSIVGELRIMHDLEN, encoded by the coding sequence ATGGCAAGAAGAAAAAAATTAAGTGAAGGAAAAAAAGAAATCATATCTTATCTAATCAATGAGTATGAAATTGAGTCAGCAAAGGACATACATGATGCTATTAAGGATTTACTAGGAGATACTATAGAAAGCATGTTAGAAGCCGAAATGGAGCACCATTTAGGATATGAAACAAACCAAAGAAGTGACAATGAAAACTCTAGAAATGGATACAAAACTAAAAGAATACGATCAAGTATGGGTGAATCTGAAATATCAGTACCTCAAGATAGAGACTCAAGCTTTGAACCTCAAATTGTAAAAAAGAGACAAAAAGACATATCTGAGATAGAAAATAAGGTAATAGGAATGTATGCAAGAGGTTTGAGTACTAGACAAATATCTGAACAAATCTATGATATCTATGGATTTGAAGTTAGTGATGGACTGGTTTCAGACATAACCGACAAAATTCTGCCGGAAATAGAAGACTGGCAAAAAAGACCACTGTCAGAGACTTATCCTGTAGTGTTCATTGATGCTATTCACTTTTCTGTTAAAGAAGAGGGTTTAATATCAAAGAAAGCAGCATATATAATACTCGGAATAAACGAAGATGGGCTTAAAGAAGTATTAGGAATATATGTAGGACAAAACGAAAGTAGTAAATACTGGTTAGGAGTCCTAAATAGCCTAAAAAACAGAGGAGTAAAAGATATCTACATCATCTGTTCAGATGGACTAATAGGTATAGAAGAGTCCATATCAGCGGCATATCCAAAAGCTGAGTGGCAAACCTGTATAGTTCACATGGTAAGAAACACATTAAAATACGTATCGTACAAAGATAGAAAACAATTTGCAAATGATTTAAAAACAATATATCACGCACCTGACGAAGAAGTAGCAAATAAGAATCGTTTGAAAGTAGCTGAAGCATGGGATAAAAAATATCCAGGATCAATGGATAGATGGGAAAGGGAGTGGAATTCAATAACGCCAATCTTTAAGTATTCTAAGGAAGTTAGAAAAATAATATATACTACGAATGCTATAGAGAGTTTAAATAGCTCATACAGACGGTTAAACCGTAATAGATCAGTATTCCCAAGTGCTACGTCACTGATGAAAGCACTATACTTAGCTACAAATATAATTGCAAAGAAATGGAATATTCCATTAAGAAGTTGGGGATCAATAGTAGGAGAATTGAGAATAATGCATGATTTAGAGAACTAA
- a CDS encoding Cof-type HAD-IIB family hydrolase, with protein MKKFKLLALDMDGTTLNKQGKISDANRKAINDATARGIKISLVSGRDAFTLNNFAKKLGLDGYMSAMNGNVIFKSGTGEIIIEHFMDADMVKKIIDIAKSVPGILAIFIDNDTYVEDINHPFAKILQKFTERPLIHMGNTIQYLKTNNLFNRVIKMAFLNEYEELINVKENQLSEVSNDLNLVFSLPFCLELFRKDVGKGESLKEIAKLYNIDRDSILAMGDGENDIEMLKFAGKGISPSNCMPTVIRYADEITTTNDRDAVAVIINKYLL; from the coding sequence ATGAAGAAATTTAAACTACTGGCCTTAGATATGGATGGCACGACATTAAATAAACAAGGTAAAATCTCAGATGCTAATCGTAAGGCTATTAATGATGCAACAGCAAGAGGTATAAAGATTTCACTTGTCTCAGGCAGGGATGCTTTTACTTTAAATAATTTTGCCAAGAAGCTTGGACTTGATGGATATATGAGTGCAATGAACGGAAATGTAATATTTAAGTCCGGGACAGGTGAGATTATAATAGAGCATTTTATGGATGCTGATATGGTTAAAAAAATAATAGATATAGCTAAGTCTGTACCCGGTATCTTAGCGATTTTCATCGATAATGATACTTATGTTGAAGATATAAATCATCCATTTGCTAAAATCTTACAAAAATTTACTGAAAGACCTCTAATCCATATGGGAAATACAATTCAATACTTGAAAACAAACAATTTGTTTAATAGGGTTATCAAAATGGCTTTTCTAAACGAATATGAAGAATTGATAAATGTTAAAGAGAATCAATTGTCGGAGGTTTCAAATGATTTGAATTTAGTATTCTCTCTACCATTTTGTCTGGAACTATTTCGTAAAGATGTCGGCAAAGGTGAATCTCTGAAGGAAATAGCAAAATTATACAATATCGATAGAGATTCTATTTTGGCAATGGGTGATGGTGAGAATGATATTGAAATGCTCAAATTCGCAGGTAAAGGGATTTCGCCGTCTAATTGCATGCCAACTGTCATTAGGTATGCTGATGAGATTACTACCACCAATGACAGAGATGCAGTCGCAGTTATAATTAATAAATACCTACTTTAA
- the pyrF gene encoding orotidine-5'-phosphate decarboxylase → MIIDKLYERVEERGFVCVGLDTDYNYVPESMRSNVSIADAMFRFNKEIIDATYDIAGIYKLQIAYYEAYGLEGMSAYVKTLEYLRTKDLLTIGDVKRGDIAATAKMYAKAHFESEFAVDFITLNPYMGFDSITPYMPYLESGEKGVFVLLRTSNPGAKDIEYLEHDNRPLYYTIGDNLVEIGKNAVGKSGYSALGLVVGGTHSEEAVEIRERYANSFFLIPGYGHQGASSEDIRNYLNNFNGGVVNSSRGIITYFKKHEDGDSKVGEYAREATLTMREDIYGEKR, encoded by the coding sequence ATGATAATAGATAAATTATATGAAAGAGTTGAAGAAAGAGGCTTTGTATGTGTCGGTTTAGATACGGATTATAATTATGTTCCTGAAAGCATGAGAAGTAATGTATCCATTGCTGATGCAATGTTTAGATTCAATAAAGAGATTATAGATGCTACTTATGATATTGCCGGCATCTACAAGCTTCAAATTGCTTATTACGAAGCTTATGGGTTAGAAGGGATGTCTGCCTATGTTAAAACTCTTGAATACCTTAGAACTAAAGATTTACTGACTATCGGAGATGTAAAAAGAGGGGATATCGCAGCAACTGCAAAAATGTACGCAAAAGCTCATTTCGAATCAGAATTTGCAGTAGATTTTATAACTTTGAATCCATACATGGGTTTTGACAGCATCACTCCATACATGCCTTATTTGGAATCCGGAGAAAAAGGAGTTTTCGTGCTACTCAGAACTTCAAACCCTGGAGCTAAGGATATAGAATATTTAGAACACGATAACAGACCTCTATATTATACAATTGGTGATAATCTAGTGGAAATCGGAAAGAATGCAGTGGGTAAATCAGGATACTCTGCACTTGGTCTTGTCGTTGGTGGAACTCACTCTGAAGAAGCTGTTGAAATAAGAGAAAGATATGCGAATTCATTTTTCTTGATACCAGGTTATGGTCATCAAGGAGCAAGCAGTGAAGATATACGAAATTATCTAAACAATTTTAATGGTGGAGTAGTAAATTCTTCAAGAGGTATAATAACCTATTTCAAGAAACATGAAGACGGAGACTCTAAAGTTGGAGAGTATGCTAGAGAGGCTACTCTTACGATGAGGGAGGATATATATGGCGAAAAAAGATAG
- the pyrB gene encoding aspartate carbamoyltransferase, with protein sequence MLKGRNLINPDDLNVDEIYEIIELARKIVKSPHNYSNVCNGRILGTLFFEPSTRTRLSFEAAMLRLGGGIVGFSESASSSTSKGESLIDTIRTVGAYSDIIAMRHPKEGSAQLAGNYTSVPLINAGDGGHYHPTQTLTDLLTIMESKGTFDNLVVGLCGDLKFGRTVHSLLKTMNKFKKNKFVLISPEELQIPNYVKTLAFDENSNNYVEVEKLEDVIDQLDILYMTRVQKERFFNEADYVRLKDSYILSPRKMKKAKDDMIVLHPLPRVNEISVEVDNDPRAMYFKQVKYGMYARMALIIKLMGVEVC encoded by the coding sequence ATGTTAAAAGGTAGAAACTTAATCAATCCAGATGATTTAAATGTTGATGAGATTTATGAAATTATTGAATTAGCCAGAAAAATAGTTAAGAGTCCACATAATTATTCTAATGTTTGTAATGGTAGAATATTAGGGACTCTTTTTTTTGAGCCTTCTACTAGAACCAGGCTTAGTTTCGAAGCTGCCATGCTTCGATTGGGTGGTGGGATAGTAGGTTTCTCAGAAAGTGCATCTAGCTCAACTTCAAAGGGAGAGAGTTTAATTGATACGATAAGAACTGTTGGTGCTTATTCAGATATAATTGCTATGAGACATCCGAAAGAAGGTTCAGCACAACTTGCTGGAAATTATACCTCTGTTCCTCTAATTAACGCAGGGGATGGAGGACATTATCATCCAACACAGACTTTAACAGACTTATTGACGATAATGGAATCTAAGGGTACTTTTGATAATTTAGTAGTAGGTCTTTGTGGCGATTTAAAATTTGGTAGAACCGTTCACTCGCTTTTAAAGACTATGAATAAATTCAAAAAAAATAAATTTGTACTAATATCACCTGAAGAGCTCCAAATTCCCAATTATGTAAAAACACTGGCATTTGATGAAAATTCAAATAATTATGTTGAAGTTGAAAAACTGGAAGATGTCATAGATCAATTAGATATACTATATATGACAAGGGTACAAAAGGAGAGATTTTTCAACGAAGCAGACTATGTAAGACTTAAAGATAGTTATATACTCTCTCCAAGAAAGATGAAAAAAGCAAAAGATGATATGATAGTTCTGCATCCACTGCCAAGGGTTAATGAAATATCTGTAGAGGTTGATAACGATCCAAGAGCTATGTATTTTAAACAAGTTAAATACGGTATGTATGCTAGAATGGCTTTAATTATAAAATTGATGGGGGTCGAAGTATGTTAA
- a CDS encoding HAMP domain-containing sensor histidine kinase: MKLKNKLLLYMFQGIIIVIIVLGILFNFIFDKNFNSYLFDVRQDRFDQIKSQIGLLLKMSDTDTLIASLSGYAEMEDIEIEILDSNNKSLYKFNPLKEDRELIQKSYEMQEGGKKIGSIVISYYNDGFFDDIAISFKKNIFISLLLAGLVAVFAGMVASSFISRKMSNSILDISKMAMNYKSEKYDHIDVNTDIKELSDLSDNMKYLGDSLNRQEMLRKQYAQDISHELRTPLTNLQLQIEAINDGIIELDENSLSTIKEEIVHLNKLIEQLRMSFDESSKLSKLKIETFSLSEMLENTTKTLTTTANKKGVNLKSDIAEDISITSDPDRLVQIMYNLISNALKASSVESSVIVKLEKLKNNVKISVIDEGIGISEENLKKVFDRFFKADTSRNSQYGGSGLGLAITKKMVETLNGKIYAESELKKGSTFTVELPININIKAGD, encoded by the coding sequence ATGAAACTGAAAAACAAATTATTACTATACATGTTTCAAGGAATAATTATAGTGATAATTGTACTTGGTATACTTTTTAACTTTATATTTGACAAGAACTTCAATTCGTATCTTTTTGATGTAAGACAAGACAGATTTGATCAAATAAAGTCACAAATTGGTTTACTATTAAAAATGAGTGATACAGACACTTTGATAGCAAGCCTTTCAGGGTACGCCGAGATGGAAGATATTGAAATAGAAATATTAGACAGCAATAATAAATCTTTGTATAAGTTCAACCCATTAAAAGAAGATAGAGAATTGATACAAAAATCTTATGAAATGCAAGAAGGTGGTAAAAAAATCGGATCAATTGTTATCTCGTATTATAATGACGGTTTTTTTGACGATATTGCTATAAGTTTTAAGAAGAATATTTTCATATCGCTATTATTGGCCGGACTGGTAGCTGTTTTTGCTGGTATGGTTGCCTCTTCTTTCATTTCAAGAAAAATGAGCAATTCGATTTTGGATATAAGTAAAATGGCTATGAATTATAAGAGTGAGAAATATGATCATATAGATGTAAACACAGATATAAAGGAACTATCCGATTTATCTGACAATATGAAATATTTAGGAGATTCTTTAAACAGACAAGAAATGCTTAGAAAGCAATATGCTCAAGATATCAGTCATGAACTGCGTACCCCATTGACTAATCTACAATTACAAATCGAAGCAATCAATGACGGTATAATTGAATTGGATGAAAACTCTCTCTCTACAATAAAAGAGGAAATAGTTCATTTGAATAAATTAATTGAACAGCTTAGAATGAGTTTTGATGAAAGTTCTAAATTATCAAAACTTAAAATTGAAACATTTAGTCTGTCAGAGATGCTTGAGAACACCACAAAAACTTTGACAACGACGGCAAATAAAAAAGGTGTTAACCTAAAATCTGATATTGCAGAAGACATAAGTATTACTTCCGATCCCGATAGACTGGTTCAAATTATGTACAATCTAATAAGTAATGCACTAAAAGCTTCTAGTGTAGAATCAAGCGTTATAGTAAAATTGGAAAAATTGAAAAACAATGTCAAAATTTCTGTGATTGATGAAGGCATTGGAATATCAGAAGAAAACCTAAAGAAAGTTTTCGATAGATTTTTCAAAGCTGATACTTCCAGAAATAGTCAATATGGAGGGTCAGGTTTGGGCCTAGCCATCACTAAAAAAATGGTAGAAACACTCAATGGAAAAATCTATGCTGAAAGTGAACTTAAAAAAGGCAGTACCTTTACTGTAGAACTACCAATAAATATAAATATTAAAGCCGGAGATTAA
- a CDS encoding dihydroorotate dehydrogenase, whose translation MLKTDLCGVSLKNPVIAASGTFGFGREFEPYLDLNALGGISTKGLTYHSKQGNTGQRIHETAAGIMNSIGLQNPSVKSFIENDLPFMKNFESEIIVNLGGNNIDDYVNGALLLEDTDINIIELNISCPNVKEGGMAFGIKCESAFYVVSEIKKVSSKKIMVKLSPNADDLVRVATECERAGADALSLVNTFNALAIDIKRRKAVFDNITAGLSGPCIKPIALRMVRDVYKSVSIPVVGMGGIMNAADAIEFIMAGSTAIQVGTANFINPKVMIEIIQGMEEFMENEGIKNLDEIKGII comes from the coding sequence ATGCTTAAAACCGATTTGTGTGGAGTAAGTTTAAAAAATCCTGTAATAGCTGCATCAGGTACTTTTGGATTTGGTAGGGAATTCGAACCATATCTAGACTTAAATGCACTTGGAGGTATTTCCACCAAGGGATTGACATATCATTCAAAACAGGGAAATACCGGACAAAGAATTCACGAGACTGCAGCCGGTATAATGAACAGTATAGGACTTCAAAACCCTTCTGTTAAATCATTTATCGAAAATGATCTACCTTTTATGAAAAATTTCGAGTCAGAGATTATAGTTAACCTAGGTGGAAATAATATAGACGATTATGTTAATGGTGCATTATTACTGGAAGATACAGATATCAATATAATCGAACTTAATATATCTTGTCCAAATGTTAAAGAGGGTGGAATGGCCTTCGGAATTAAATGTGAATCTGCATTTTATGTAGTGAGCGAAATTAAAAAGGTAAGTTCCAAGAAGATTATGGTAAAATTATCTCCCAATGCGGATGATTTAGTTAGAGTTGCTACTGAATGTGAAAGAGCCGGCGCTGATGCACTTTCACTAGTGAATACTTTTAATGCTCTGGCTATAGACATAAAAAGGAGAAAAGCAGTTTTCGATAATATAACTGCCGGTCTATCAGGACCTTGTATAAAACCAATAGCCTTAAGGATGGTCAGAGATGTCTATAAGTCCGTTAGTATCCCTGTAGTAGGTATGGGAGGCATAATGAATGCTGCTGATGCCATAGAGTTTATCATGGCTGGTTCGACTGCAATTCAAGTCGGCACAGCGAATTTTATCAATCCTAAGGTAATGATAGAGATAATCCAGGGTATGGAGGAGTTTATGGAAAATGAAGGTATTAAAAATCTAGATGAAATAAAAGGGATAATATAA
- a CDS encoding dihydroorotase, whose protein sequence is MKILFKDCRIVDHKDDYTTDLLIEDQYIKSIEPNLNMSADIVIDAKDKVLMPSFVDLHVHFRDPGFTYKEDLKTGSHAALKGGYTRVYAMGNTKPVCDNVEIYNDIIKRNEELDLVDLHQIITITKGLEGKELTDFDSFDDSVKFISDDGKGVLSNKLMYEACLKAVEKNIGIMIHAEEPEISPIDYRIAEDLITIRDVYLSKATGCKIHFSHVSTKDSIDAIRLGKQYGANITCEVTPHHILLHDVDYRVNPPIRELSDTRSIIEGILDGTVDAIATDHAPHSKEDKEKGAPGMIGLETAFMISYTTLVAKGLIDLKLLSKVMSYNPSRILNVDHGEIKVGALADLVLVDLNKKTKIDEFTFKSKSKNSPFYGYDFEGNIEMTIRHGKIMYDGGKNDNR, encoded by the coding sequence TTGAAAATATTATTTAAGGATTGTAGGATTGTCGACCATAAAGATGATTATACCACCGACCTTCTAATTGAGGATCAATATATCAAGAGTATCGAACCTAATCTAAATATGTCAGCCGATATAGTAATCGATGCAAAAGATAAGGTATTAATGCCGTCTTTTGTGGATTTACATGTTCACTTCAGAGACCCGGGATTTACTTATAAGGAAGATTTAAAGACCGGTTCACATGCTGCTCTGAAAGGCGGATACACTAGAGTTTATGCGATGGGTAATACAAAACCCGTATGCGACAATGTTGAGATCTATAATGATATTATTAAACGAAATGAAGAGTTGGATTTAGTTGATTTACACCAGATTATAACTATAACTAAAGGACTCGAAGGCAAAGAGCTTACCGATTTTGACAGTTTTGACGATAGTGTAAAGTTTATCTCTGATGACGGAAAAGGAGTACTATCCAATAAACTGATGTACGAAGCTTGTTTAAAAGCAGTAGAAAAAAATATAGGAATTATGATACATGCTGAAGAACCTGAGATTTCTCCAATTGACTATAGAATAGCTGAAGATTTAATAACGATAAGAGATGTATATTTATCAAAAGCAACCGGCTGTAAAATTCATTTCAGTCATGTAAGCACAAAAGACTCTATCGATGCTATTAGGCTAGGTAAACAGTACGGTGCAAATATTACCTGTGAAGTTACCCCTCACCACATTTTACTCCACGATGTCGATTATAGAGTTAATCCTCCGATTAGAGAACTCTCCGATACGAGAAGTATTATAGAAGGTATTTTGGATGGAACTGTCGATGCTATTGCCACAGATCATGCACCTCATTCCAAAGAGGATAAGGAAAAGGGTGCTCCGGGTATGATAGGTCTGGAAACAGCATTTATGATTTCCTATACAACACTTGTTGCTAAAGGTTTAATCGACTTAAAATTATTATCAAAAGTGATGTCTTATAATCCATCCAGGATTCTCAATGTAGATCATGGAGAAATTAAAGTTGGAGCTTTGGCAGATTTGGTTTTAGTTGACTTAAATAAAAAGACAAAAATTGACGAGTTTACTTTCAAATCAAAGAGTAAAAATTCACCTTTTTATGGATATGATTTTGAAGGTAATATAGAGATGACTATTAGGCATGGAAAAATAATGTATGATGGAGGCAAAAATGATAATAGATAA
- a CDS encoding dihydroorotate dehydrogenase electron transfer subunit, producing MAKKDSYVEAEILSNERVGDDVYKLVLSGNFEGQPGQFYMLKNWDLHPLLSRPFSICDITADTITFLYLVVGTGTKLLKDLHKGDKISLLGPLGNGFEFGDYKKVAIVSGGIGIAPMLYLAKKLNCQVDLYAGFRDYDYFIKEMSPYVDNIYLSSDTGMVGHKGNVLEIYNDDKYDQVYACGPNPMLNALKNVSDQEKLQLSLESHMACGIGACLGCTVNTTEGMKRVCVDGPVFTSSEVFFDA from the coding sequence ATGGCGAAAAAAGATAGTTATGTAGAAGCGGAAATTTTATCTAATGAAAGAGTCGGTGATGATGTATACAAATTGGTTTTAAGTGGAAATTTTGAAGGACAACCTGGTCAGTTTTATATGTTAAAGAACTGGGATTTACATCCATTATTGTCTAGACCTTTTAGTATATGCGATATCACTGCAGATACGATAACATTTTTGTACTTGGTCGTTGGAACAGGAACAAAATTATTAAAAGACCTTCATAAAGGAGATAAAATCTCTTTACTTGGTCCATTGGGCAATGGTTTCGAGTTTGGCGATTATAAGAAAGTTGCAATTGTCAGTGGGGGAATAGGGATTGCGCCGATGCTGTATCTGGCCAAGAAACTGAACTGTCAAGTCGATCTTTATGCAGGTTTTAGGGATTATGATTATTTTATTAAAGAAATGAGCCCGTATGTCGATAATATTTACCTTTCTTCAGATACAGGAATGGTTGGGCATAAAGGGAATGTGCTTGAGATTTACAACGATGATAAATATGATCAAGTATACGCATGTGGACCTAATCCCATGTTAAATGCACTAAAAAATGTTTCGGATCAAGAGAAACTTCAATTATCATTAGAAAGCCACATGGCTTGTGGTATTGGAGCATGTTTAGGTTGTACAGTGAATACAACAGAGGGAATGAAGAGAGTATGTGTAGACGGACCTGTATTTACTTCTTCGGAGGTGTTTTTCGATGCTTAA
- the pyrE gene encoding orotate phosphoribosyltransferase, translating into MVDVKNLLLECGAFLQGHFLLSSGKHSDGYVQCAKLLMYPDKAAEVLSIVTDKVKDLGADVVIGPAMGGIMVSYELGRQLGLPAMFTERENDIMTLRRGFTVKEGQKVLIAEDVVTTGKSSLETIKALENYGVEVIGLACMVNRSGLKQIDKYPIYSAIDLDIKTFDEECPLCDDGVELVKPGSRKKF; encoded by the coding sequence ATGGTTGATGTTAAAAATTTATTATTGGAATGTGGAGCTTTTCTTCAAGGTCATTTCTTATTATCTTCAGGGAAGCATAGTGACGGATATGTCCAATGTGCTAAGTTATTGATGTATCCGGACAAAGCTGCGGAAGTGTTGAGTATTGTTACTGATAAAGTTAAAGATCTTGGAGCAGATGTAGTAATCGGTCCTGCAATGGGTGGTATTATGGTAAGTTACGAGCTTGGAAGACAATTGGGACTTCCTGCAATGTTCACCGAAAGAGAAAATGACATAATGACACTGAGAAGAGGATTTACTGTTAAAGAAGGTCAAAAAGTACTAATTGCCGAAGATGTAGTTACTACAGGTAAATCATCTCTTGAAACTATTAAGGCTCTTGAGAACTATGGTGTTGAAGTAATAGGACTAGCATGCATGGTTAACAGAAGCGGTCTAAAACAAATTGATAAATATCCTATTTACTCTGCAATTGATTTAGATATCAAAACATTTGATGAAGAATGTCCATTATGTGACGACGGGGTAGAGCTTGTAAAACCTGGTAGTAGAAAGAAATTTTAA
- a CDS encoding class IV adenylate cyclase, which produces MEKELEVKLLEIDPKELEKELISLNAEKIADENQENILFHSISKNEIPDGSYLRIRCTHNNINNEKIYYLTFKQKIENKELRENNEYTTCIDSVENTIKILENLGYAEHSRGYKHRISYMLEDCRIDIDIWDKDTYPYPYAEIEVPSINKLNQIINLLKVDESKISHKSIRELQLELNINV; this is translated from the coding sequence ATGGAAAAAGAATTGGAAGTAAAACTACTCGAAATCGATCCTAAAGAATTAGAAAAAGAACTCATCAGTCTTAATGCAGAGAAGATAGCTGATGAAAATCAAGAAAATATACTTTTTCATTCTATTTCAAAAAATGAAATTCCAGATGGATCTTATTTGCGAATCAGATGCACTCATAATAATATCAATAATGAAAAAATCTATTATTTGACTTTTAAACAGAAGATAGAAAATAAAGAACTCAGAGAAAATAATGAGTATACTACCTGCATAGATTCCGTTGAAAATACAATAAAGATTTTGGAAAATTTAGGTTATGCTGAGCATAGTAGGGGATATAAGCATCGAATTTCTTATATGTTGGAAGATTGTAGAATTGACATAGATATCTGGGACAAAGACACTTATCCATATCCTTATGCTGAAATAGAGGTACCAAGCATTAACAAACTTAATCAGATAATTAATTTACTTAAAGTAGATGAAAGTAAAATTTCCCATAAATCAATAAGAGAATTACAGTTAGAACTCAATATAAACGTGTAA
- a CDS encoding aspartate carbamoyltransferase regulatory subunit, whose protein sequence is MLSITSIKKGIVIDHISPGNGYEIFKLLELDKADFRVALIINADSKKFGRKDLIKIENEIDLDLRALGILDKNLTINIIEDEMIKEKIEVDLPKMFEGIFKCKNPRCITSSERDVVQKFELVSEDKTIYKCAYCDHLLNMEE, encoded by the coding sequence ATGTTAAGTATAACAAGCATAAAAAAGGGAATCGTAATAGACCATATTTCACCGGGAAATGGATATGAAATTTTTAAATTATTGGAACTTGATAAAGCTGATTTTAGAGTAGCTCTCATTATCAACGCAGATTCGAAAAAGTTTGGAAGAAAAGATTTAATAAAAATTGAAAATGAAATTGATTTAGATTTAAGAGCGCTGGGAATTCTTGATAAAAATCTTACTATTAATATAATAGAAGATGAAATGATAAAAGAAAAAATCGAAGTTGATTTGCCAAAGATGTTTGAAGGTATTTTTAAATGTAAGAATCCAAGATGTATTACAAGTAGTGAAAGAGATGTAGTTCAAAAATTTGAATTGGTCAGTGAGGACAAGACCATTTATAAATGTGCTTACTGTGATCATTTGCTGAATATGGAGGAGTAA